One Peribacillus simplex NBRC 15720 = DSM 1321 genomic region harbors:
- the ggt gene encoding gamma-glutamyltransferase, translated as MENNNENIKDKDYKRETATGNAGMVVTAHPVATSIGEKILREGGNAVDAAVAIQFALNIVEPMMTGIGGSGFLMVYNAKDKETKIYDGHVRAPKAAHRDMFLDENGEVIPFKERSIKATAVGIPGILKAMDEALAENGSKPLADLIEPSIEFAEKGVPVNWVLCDALKNFEYRLGDEARKFFMPNGKPYQDGDLLIKEKLANTYRILQREGISAFYEGEIGEGIISCIQELGGFMELSDLKDYKATIDVPIYGTYKDYRIASSNAPSAGGFTVIQILKILESFHLEQYDVRSWEKYYLIAEAMRLAFTDKKAFLADPEFAELPLAGLMHDEYISKRRSFINFKARNNAIDFGNPWIYDSVQQREVIPQPNEEDISETTHFTVRDRWGNIAACTSTVEHPFGSGIMVSDYGFMLNNELTDFDSIPGGMNEVQPNKRPVSCKSPTIIFKDGEPILTLGSPGGPTIISSVVQTIINVLDLKMDLKAAIEEPRIFTPMGPHIEWEPGMDMTSKGHLEAMGFAFNEVPHSIGNVQAIQINPDGSNYGAADSSREGCAMGLDETDYKS; from the coding sequence TTGGAAAACAACAATGAAAACATTAAAGATAAAGATTACAAAAGGGAAACAGCGACAGGAAACGCCGGAATGGTCGTTACAGCTCATCCCGTAGCCACTTCCATAGGGGAAAAAATATTACGTGAAGGTGGAAATGCTGTCGATGCGGCGGTCGCCATCCAATTTGCCCTAAATATTGTGGAACCCATGATGACTGGTATCGGCGGAAGTGGTTTCCTTATGGTATATAACGCTAAAGATAAGGAAACGAAAATATACGATGGCCATGTAAGGGCACCTAAAGCCGCTCATCGAGACATGTTTCTTGATGAAAACGGTGAAGTCATCCCATTTAAAGAAAGATCAATCAAAGCTACAGCTGTTGGCATTCCCGGAATACTGAAAGCTATGGATGAAGCACTCGCCGAAAATGGAAGCAAGCCATTAGCAGACCTTATCGAGCCATCCATTGAATTTGCAGAAAAAGGAGTTCCCGTCAATTGGGTTCTTTGCGATGCTCTTAAAAATTTTGAATATCGATTGGGCGATGAAGCGCGTAAGTTCTTCATGCCAAACGGAAAACCCTATCAGGACGGTGATTTGCTGATAAAAGAAAAACTGGCGAATACCTATCGGATTTTACAACGTGAAGGAATTTCCGCTTTTTATGAAGGTGAAATCGGAGAGGGCATCATTTCATGTATACAGGAACTTGGAGGGTTCATGGAGCTTTCTGATTTAAAAGACTATAAAGCCACAATCGATGTACCAATATATGGGACTTATAAGGATTATCGAATTGCATCATCAAATGCCCCAAGTGCTGGCGGATTCACGGTCATCCAAATCCTGAAAATATTGGAGAGCTTCCATTTAGAACAATATGACGTCCGTTCTTGGGAAAAATATTATTTAATAGCAGAAGCGATGCGTCTGGCATTTACAGACAAAAAGGCATTTCTCGCTGATCCTGAATTTGCCGAATTGCCATTGGCAGGTCTCATGCATGATGAGTATATTTCTAAACGCCGCTCATTCATTAATTTCAAAGCAAGGAATAATGCCATTGACTTCGGAAACCCTTGGATTTATGATTCCGTGCAACAAAGGGAAGTCATTCCGCAGCCTAATGAAGAAGATATCAGTGAAACAACACACTTCACTGTCCGTGACAGATGGGGCAATATCGCAGCATGCACTTCTACAGTGGAACATCCATTCGGATCAGGCATCATGGTTTCCGACTATGGTTTCATGCTGAATAACGAACTGACTGATTTTGATTCCATTCCAGGCGGCATGAATGAAGTGCAGCCCAATAAACGCCCCGTCAGCTGTAAAAGCCCGACCATCATCTTTAAAGACGGCGAGCCGATCTTGACGTTAGGTTCACCTGGAGGACCAACCATCATCAGTTCAGTCGTACAAACGATCATCAATGTCCTCGATTTAAAAATGGATTTGAAAGCAGCCATCGAAGAACCTAGAATTTTCACTCCAATGGGCCCTCACATTGAATGGGAGCCTGGAATGGATATGACTAGCAAAGGCCATTTGGAAGCAATGGGCTTCGCTTTTAATGAAGTTCCCCACTCTATAGGGAATGTCCAAGCGATACAAATCAACCCTGATGGCTCGAACTATGGTGCTGCCGATTCTAGCCGAGAAGGCTGTGCCATGGGTCTGGACGAAACAGATTATAAATCATGA
- a CDS encoding conserved virulence factor C family protein: MKIKSIEPTPSPNTMKINLTEELLAGKSNNYKKDQADQAPQLIKDLFTIEGVKGVYHVADFLAVERNAKYDWKDILVQIRQVFGEKTEEQNQQTALNEHYGEVSVAIQQFKGIPMQIKASDSQHEKRFALPDYFIKGIAAAQKEDDNVVLLRKWKDYGVRYGDMEDIVKEVSDELIAAYPEERINRLVTAAKEIVDTKEAFLKRPKIKLTAEMLNDESWEKRYQALEQMEDPTVDDIPVLDMALSDSKVSIRRLAVVYLGMIEDRKVLPSLYKALKDKSAAVRRTAGDCLSDLGFEEAMGEMSQSLSDKNKLVRWRAAMFLYEAGNETTLPYLKQAEQDPEFEVALQVKMAIDRIENGEEAKGSVWKQMTESRQANDK, encoded by the coding sequence TTGAAAATTAAGTCGATAGAACCTACACCAAGTCCGAATACAATGAAAATCAATTTAACTGAAGAGCTATTAGCTGGTAAAAGCAATAATTATAAGAAAGATCAAGCTGACCAAGCACCCCAGCTGATCAAAGATTTATTTACGATCGAGGGAGTGAAAGGGGTATATCATGTTGCCGACTTCTTAGCCGTTGAGCGAAATGCGAAATATGATTGGAAAGATATCTTGGTCCAAATCCGTCAGGTTTTCGGGGAAAAAACCGAAGAACAAAATCAACAAACGGCATTAAATGAACATTACGGTGAAGTAAGTGTTGCCATTCAACAATTCAAGGGTATTCCGATGCAAATTAAAGCAAGTGATAGCCAACATGAAAAACGTTTTGCCTTACCGGATTATTTCATAAAGGGCATTGCCGCTGCCCAAAAAGAAGATGATAATGTAGTCCTGCTTCGAAAATGGAAGGATTATGGCGTAAGATATGGTGATATGGAAGATATCGTGAAGGAAGTATCGGATGAGTTAATTGCAGCTTATCCGGAAGAACGAATTAATCGGCTAGTAACCGCTGCAAAAGAAATCGTGGATACGAAGGAGGCATTTTTGAAACGACCGAAAATTAAACTGACTGCAGAAATGCTGAATGACGAAAGCTGGGAAAAGCGTTATCAGGCTTTGGAACAAATGGAAGATCCAACAGTTGATGATATTCCAGTATTGGATATGGCACTCTCCGACAGTAAGGTCTCCATTCGAAGGCTTGCGGTTGTATACTTGGGTATGATCGAGGATAGAAAAGTGCTTCCGAGTTTGTATAAAGCATTGAAAGATAAAAGTGCAGCGGTAAGACGTACGGCTGGTGATTGTTTATCCGATCTTGGCTTTGAAGAAGCGATGGGGGAAATGTCTCAATCACTTTCGGATAAAAATAAATTGGTTAGATGGAGGGCTGCGATGTTTTTATACGAAGCGGGGAATGAAACGACCCTCCCTTATCTTAAACAAGCGGAACAGGACCCTGAATTCGAAGTGGCCCTGCAGGTCAAGATGGCCATTGACCGTATAGAAAATGGGGAAGAAGCAAAAGGTTCGGTTTGGAAGCAAATGACAGAATCAAGACAAGCGAATGACAAGTGA
- a CDS encoding dihydrofolate reductase — protein MISLIVAMDQNRVIGKNNKLPWHLPADLQYFKQVTMGHPIVMGRKTFESIGRVLPGRENVIVTRNQDFKAEGCVVLHDIAQIKTFADNHDEEVFVIGGAEIFKEILPFTDRLYITEIHETFEGDTFFPVIDENEWDNISSNPGSIDEKNRYAHDFIILQKK, from the coding sequence ATGATATCGTTGATAGTGGCTATGGATCAAAATCGTGTGATAGGTAAAAACAATAAACTGCCATGGCATTTACCGGCAGATTTGCAGTATTTTAAACAAGTGACGATGGGCCATCCGATCGTCATGGGCCGAAAAACATTTGAATCGATCGGCAGGGTCCTGCCTGGCCGGGAAAATGTCATCGTTACCCGCAATCAGGATTTTAAAGCGGAAGGCTGCGTAGTTTTACATGATATTGCCCAAATCAAAACGTTTGCAGATAACCATGATGAGGAAGTCTTCGTGATTGGCGGAGCCGAAATCTTCAAGGAAATCCTTCCTTTTACCGACCGTCTGTATATAACGGAAATTCATGAAACCTTTGAAGGTGATACTTTCTTTCCCGTGATTGATGAAAATGAATGGGATAATATCTCCTCAAACCCAGGCAGCATCGATGAAAAAAATCGATATGCACATGATTTTATTATTCTACAAAAAAAATAA
- a CDS encoding class I SAM-dependent methyltransferase, whose translation MFVTTVGRADKETMILAKRLAEELHIPFIARRKRSVRDIQSEQNEDDCLVFGKKRMELYRYQEKEPFFFHPNLAMIRLKRIVRGESDPFLIAGDINEGNSVLDCTLGLGSDAIVASFAVGEHGQVVALEGNQYLALLVNHGMKTWEDAEEKMISAMRRIEVMQGDHYEILKTLPDNHFDVVYFDPMFEETIQESNGIRGLTHFAEGKDLSVEIMKEAKRVARKRVVLKDHFRSSRFEEFGFEVIKRKTSRFHFGFISIQ comes from the coding sequence ATGTTTGTCACAACAGTAGGAAGAGCCGATAAAGAAACGATGATATTAGCCAAAAGGTTAGCTGAAGAATTACATATCCCCTTTATAGCCCGAAGAAAACGGTCGGTGAGAGATATCCAATCGGAACAGAATGAAGATGATTGCCTTGTTTTTGGTAAAAAGAGGATGGAGTTATATCGATACCAGGAAAAAGAACCATTCTTTTTTCACCCGAACCTGGCGATGATCCGTCTAAAAAGAATAGTTCGCGGCGAAAGTGATCCATTTCTCATTGCCGGAGATATAAATGAAGGGAATTCTGTGCTTGATTGTACCTTGGGCTTGGGCTCTGATGCAATTGTCGCAAGTTTCGCAGTGGGTGAACATGGACAGGTTGTCGCATTGGAAGGAAATCAATATTTGGCCTTGCTCGTGAACCATGGGATGAAGACATGGGAGGATGCAGAAGAAAAAATGATTTCTGCGATGAGAAGAATAGAGGTCATGCAAGGTGATCATTACGAAATTTTGAAAACATTGCCGGATAATCATTTTGATGTCGTATATTTCGACCCCATGTTTGAAGAAACGATTCAGGAATCGAATGGAATCAGAGGACTGACTCATTTTGCGGAAGGTAAGGATTTATCTGTGGAAATAATGAAAGAAGCCAAGCGGGTTGCGCGCAAGAGAGTCGTGTTGAAAGACCATTTTCGCAGCTCCCGCTTTGAGGAATTTGGATTTGAGGTAATAAAGAGAAAAACATCCAGATTCCATTTTGGCTTCATTTCCATCCAGTGA
- a CDS encoding BrxA/BrxB family bacilliredoxin, with amino-acid sequence MSMAYDEYMKQMVKPMRAELVQAGFDELESAEAVENFMESVEGITLVVVNSVCGCAAGLARPAATQAVLQADKQPDHLVTVFAGQDKEATAKMREYFDGIEPSSPSMALLKGKEVVHFIPRHDIEGQPMEAIMENLLAAFSQVNK; translated from the coding sequence ATGTCGATGGCATATGATGAATATATGAAACAAATGGTGAAACCAATGCGTGCGGAACTGGTGCAAGCAGGTTTTGATGAGTTGGAATCCGCTGAAGCCGTTGAAAACTTTATGGAATCGGTAGAAGGTATAACACTTGTGGTCGTGAATTCAGTTTGCGGCTGTGCTGCCGGGTTAGCCCGTCCAGCTGCTACTCAAGCCGTACTCCAAGCAGACAAACAGCCAGATCATTTGGTAACTGTATTTGCTGGCCAAGATAAGGAAGCAACAGCTAAAATGCGGGAATACTTCGATGGAATAGAGCCTTCTTCACCATCCATGGCTCTTTTAAAGGGCAAAGAGGTCGTACATTTCATTCCACGCCATGATATAGAAGGACAGCCAATGGAAGCTATTATGGAAAATTTATTGGCAGCGTTCAGTCAAGTAAATAAGTGA
- a CDS encoding YpjP family protein, with product MKAAVWFRKSLVILVSVLTFGLVTPSDLAWLAEADSLKDTKKGLVEEEGLAYLPSQNSTELAEEFNREEFLSGILNKAEENAFMKFGDKINPKIGDEFKMAILPKMEEAITEMAAQFPDEKLQQLTITEQPSAGRAEKIFHIYDSNSGKDIIRFHVRQENPPLEGYWFDFHYHTYHDSFATHYNIGKIYWDKNTPPEWTSKQRLS from the coding sequence TTGAAAGCAGCAGTTTGGTTTAGGAAAAGTCTTGTCATTTTAGTATCCGTTTTGACGTTTGGTCTTGTCACTCCTTCAGATCTGGCGTGGCTTGCGGAAGCCGATTCGTTAAAGGATACTAAAAAAGGGTTAGTGGAAGAAGAGGGATTAGCCTATCTTCCTTCGCAGAATTCAACTGAACTGGCAGAAGAATTCAACCGGGAAGAATTTTTATCGGGCATTCTGAATAAGGCAGAGGAAAACGCATTTATGAAATTTGGCGATAAGATTAATCCTAAAATTGGCGATGAGTTCAAAATGGCCATATTACCAAAAATGGAAGAAGCCATTACAGAAATGGCTGCTCAATTTCCAGATGAAAAATTACAGCAATTAACCATCACTGAGCAGCCGAGTGCGGGAAGGGCCGAGAAAATATTTCATATTTATGATTCCAACAGCGGCAAGGATATCATCAGATTCCATGTCAGGCAGGAAAATCCTCCACTTGAAGGATATTGGTTCGATTTTCACTATCATACCTATCATGATTCATTTGCCACCCATTATAATATAGGGAAAATATATTGGGATAAAAATACGCCGCCAGAGTGGACGAGTAAACAAAGGCTCTCATAG
- a CDS encoding dihydrofolate reductase family protein, translated as MKKQRNIILYIGTSIDGYIANDDGTLEWLESTEVEGDSGYNSLLERIDTVVMGKGTYDVIRGFDMNYPYSDYKNYVFSKSVSGSDEYASFIDEDVKTFINNIKQKPGKDIWLIGGGVLAREFFKENLIDEFQLAIAPIILGKGISLYIGDDITLKYTLTKVGKLGQLAMLHYIKK; from the coding sequence ATGAAAAAACAGCGTAACATTATTTTATACATTGGTACTTCAATTGATGGCTATATTGCAAATGATGATGGTACATTAGAGTGGTTAGAATCAACAGAAGTAGAAGGAGATTCTGGCTACAATTCACTCCTAGAAAGAATTGACACTGTTGTTATGGGAAAAGGAACTTATGATGTCATTCGTGGATTTGATATGAATTATCCTTATAGTGATTATAAAAATTATGTATTTTCTAAATCTGTTAGTGGATCAGATGAATATGCTTCATTTATTGATGAAGATGTCAAAACTTTCATTAATAATATAAAACAAAAGCCTGGTAAAGATATATGGTTAATTGGTGGAGGAGTCTTAGCTCGTGAATTTTTTAAAGAAAATTTAATTGATGAATTCCAACTAGCCATTGCACCAATTATTTTAGGGAAAGGAATCTCCCTTTATATCGGAGATGATATTACTCTAAAATACACATTAACCAAAGTTGGGAAATTAGGTCAACTTGCTATGCTTCATTATATAAAAAAATAA
- a CDS encoding thymidylate synthase, with the protein MKQYLDLCKHVLENGSQKGDRTGTGTISTFGYQMRFNLKDGFPVLTTKKVSLKAIIHELLWFLKGDTNVGYLQENSVRIWNEWADEKGELGPIYGHQWRSWGTADGRQIDQISELIDQIKTNPNSRRLIVSAWNVGELDEMALPPCHAFFQFYVADGKLSCQLYQRSADVFLGVPFNIASYALLTMMIAQVCDLEVGEFVHTFGDVHIYSNHLEQVELQLTRDPKPLPIMKINPDVKNIFDFSFEDFVLENYEAHPHIKGEVSI; encoded by the coding sequence ATGAAGCAATATTTAGATTTATGTAAGCATGTACTCGAAAATGGATCGCAAAAAGGTGACCGTACGGGAACAGGAACGATCAGTACCTTCGGATATCAAATGAGATTCAATTTAAAAGATGGATTCCCAGTACTTACAACGAAAAAGGTTAGTTTAAAAGCGATTATCCATGAACTATTATGGTTTTTGAAGGGTGATACAAACGTTGGCTACCTTCAGGAAAACAGCGTGCGCATTTGGAATGAATGGGCTGATGAAAAGGGGGAATTAGGTCCGATTTATGGTCATCAATGGCGTTCTTGGGGAACGGCCGATGGAAGGCAAATCGACCAAATCAGTGAATTGATCGACCAAATCAAAACGAATCCAAATTCACGAAGATTGATAGTCAGTGCTTGGAATGTTGGGGAACTGGACGAAATGGCCTTGCCGCCTTGCCATGCTTTCTTTCAATTCTATGTCGCTGATGGCAAGCTTTCATGCCAGCTATACCAACGTTCAGCGGACGTCTTTTTAGGTGTTCCTTTTAATATAGCTTCGTATGCGCTCTTAACGATGATGATCGCACAGGTGTGTGATTTGGAAGTTGGCGAATTTGTACATACTTTTGGGGATGTCCACATCTACTCTAACCACCTTGAACAAGTGGAACTTCAGTTGACTCGTGATCCCAAACCATTGCCAATCATGAAAATCAATCCAGATGTGAAAAATATCTTTGATTTTAGCTTCGAGGACTTCGTTCTGGAAAATTACGAAGCCCATCCCCATATAAAAGGTGAGGTGAGCATATGA
- a CDS encoding anthrax toxin lethal factor-related metalloendopeptidase yields MKRKKWLSILALFVFLLSMLSYSLAKGEGVKWRNLPKDNLLRQAELFKGNKELQRIFLFPEDEYDEREALKIAGTINKLPHSLLVKTAESGVRIKLFDGDLTENQSAAKLKGKTPRGYLNKETTWDDVPGMGGSHTVLVKIGASDKGNGHGSVNLELHELGHSIDNIVFDGIREDMDYLKIWGKEVDGLFPGQTYFSNYPEEYFAETFAMFYVNNEQNQLLRQKAPKTYNLIKQLD; encoded by the coding sequence GTGAAAAGGAAGAAATGGTTATCCATACTTGCATTATTTGTCTTTTTACTCTCAATGCTCTCCTATTCATTAGCGAAGGGTGAAGGGGTAAAATGGCGGAATCTACCCAAAGATAATCTTTTAAGACAAGCTGAACTTTTTAAGGGAAATAAAGAATTGCAAAGAATATTTTTATTTCCAGAAGATGAGTACGATGAAAGGGAAGCACTTAAAATTGCTGGAACCATTAATAAACTGCCTCATTCCCTTTTGGTGAAAACTGCTGAAAGTGGTGTGAGAATCAAACTATTCGATGGTGATTTAACAGAAAATCAATCCGCGGCCAAATTAAAGGGGAAAACTCCGCGTGGTTATTTGAATAAAGAAACAACTTGGGATGATGTGCCTGGTATGGGCGGTTCACATACGGTATTGGTTAAAATCGGAGCAAGTGACAAGGGCAACGGGCATGGCTCCGTTAATTTGGAACTGCATGAGCTGGGGCATTCAATTGATAATATAGTGTTTGATGGAATCCGTGAAGACATGGATTATTTGAAGATTTGGGGGAAGGAAGTGGATGGGCTGTTTCCTGGACAGACGTATTTTTCCAATTACCCTGAGGAATACTTTGCAGAAACGTTTGCCATGTTTTATGTGAACAATGAACAAAATCAATTGCTTAGACAAAAAGCACCCAAGACTTATAATTTAATTAAACAATTAGATTAA
- a CDS encoding TerC family protein — protein sequence MSELLDNIIQTYAQFFDWHMWVEVLSDPVSWGLIGTLVLMEGLLSADNALVLAVMVRHLPEKQRKKALFYGLLGAYAFRFIAIGIGVFLIKLWWVKVIGAAYLGWLSFKYFRDKRNKQADEDIQGMSKNSLLIRMFGAFWGTVAAVELMDIAFSVDSVLAAFGVSEKVWVLLTGGMIGVLMMRGVAGLFLKLIDKVPELETAAYVLIGFIAIKMLMAVAGIEIPPAIFFAFILLIFGTTIVFHLNKRKKLKEHG from the coding sequence ATGTCAGAGTTGTTAGATAACATCATACAAACGTATGCTCAATTTTTTGACTGGCATATGTGGGTGGAGGTTTTATCCGACCCGGTGAGCTGGGGATTGATTGGAACGCTCGTATTAATGGAAGGATTGCTATCGGCGGATAACGCTTTGGTATTAGCTGTAATGGTCAGGCACCTTCCGGAAAAACAACGGAAAAAAGCACTTTTTTACGGTTTATTAGGTGCTTACGCTTTTAGATTTATAGCGATTGGAATCGGTGTTTTCCTCATTAAACTTTGGTGGGTGAAAGTGATTGGAGCTGCCTATCTTGGTTGGCTCTCATTTAAATACTTTAGGGATAAAAGAAATAAACAAGCTGATGAAGATATCCAGGGAATGAGTAAAAACAGCTTACTGATCCGTATGTTTGGTGCATTTTGGGGAACGGTTGCAGCAGTGGAATTGATGGATATAGCATTTTCCGTCGATAGTGTCTTGGCCGCATTCGGGGTGAGTGAAAAAGTCTGGGTCCTTTTGACAGGCGGAATGATTGGTGTCTTGATGATGCGGGGAGTGGCGGGGTTATTTCTAAAATTGATAGATAAGGTTCCTGAATTGGAAACTGCCGCATATGTCCTTATCGGATTCATTGCAATAAAAATGTTAATGGCCGTTGCTGGAATCGAAATCCCGCCTGCAATCTTTTTTGCCTTTATTTTGCTGATTTTCGGCACCACGATCGTATTTCATTTGAACAAAAGGAAAAAGCTCAAGGAACATGGTTGA
- the ilvD gene encoding dihydroxy-acid dehydratase, with protein sequence MRSDMITKGVDRAPHRSLLRAAGVKEEDFGKPFIAVCNSYIDIVPGHVHLQEFGKIVKEAIREAGGVPFEFNTIGVDDGIAMGHIGMRYSLPSREIIADSVETVVSAHWFDGMVCIPNCDKITPGMMMGALRVNIPTIFVSGGPMKAGKDKNGKSLSLTSVFEGVGAYQAGNINEEDLQEIEQVACPTCGSCSGMFTANSMNCLAEGLGLALPGNGTILAVAEERKEFVKKSAKQLMEIIKQDIKPRDIVTIDAIDNAFALDMAMGGSTNTVLHTLALAHEAGFEYPMERINEIANRVPHLAKIAPASDYHIEDVHNAGGVSAVINELLKKPGAFNGDCLSVSGKTLRENVAGCEILDKDVIHPLDNPHSERGGLAVLFGNLAPQGSIVKVGAVDESVGGYHRGPAICFDSQEDALSGIITGKVKEGDVVVIRYEGPKGGPGMPEMLAPTSQIVGRGLGAKVGLITDGRFSGASRGISIGHISPEAAEGGPIAFVEDGDIIELDLNNRKIQLEISDEEFEKRKANWKGFESKVRTGYLARYSKLVTNASSGGVMKV encoded by the coding sequence ATGAGAAGTGACATGATTACAAAAGGGGTCGATCGAGCTCCACATAGAAGTCTGTTGCGGGCAGCAGGGGTTAAAGAAGAAGATTTCGGTAAACCGTTCATCGCGGTTTGTAATTCATATATCGATATCGTTCCAGGTCATGTCCACCTTCAGGAATTCGGAAAAATAGTGAAGGAAGCGATTCGCGAAGCAGGCGGTGTTCCTTTCGAATTTAATACGATTGGGGTAGACGATGGAATTGCGATGGGTCATATTGGTATGCGGTATTCTTTGCCAAGCCGTGAGATCATCGCAGATTCCGTGGAAACTGTTGTATCAGCACATTGGTTTGACGGTATGGTTTGCATTCCAAACTGTGACAAGATAACGCCGGGAATGATGATGGGAGCACTTCGTGTCAATATTCCTACAATATTCGTAAGCGGCGGCCCCATGAAAGCAGGTAAAGATAAAAACGGTAAATCTCTTTCATTAACATCCGTTTTTGAAGGGGTGGGTGCTTATCAAGCAGGTAATATCAATGAAGAAGATTTGCAGGAAATCGAGCAAGTTGCATGCCCTACTTGCGGTTCTTGTTCAGGAATGTTCACTGCAAACTCCATGAACTGCCTGGCTGAAGGATTGGGACTTGCGCTTCCGGGAAATGGAACGATTTTGGCGGTAGCCGAAGAACGTAAGGAATTCGTTAAGAAATCCGCTAAACAGTTGATGGAGATAATCAAACAGGATATCAAGCCTCGTGATATCGTAACGATTGATGCAATTGACAACGCATTTGCATTGGATATGGCGATGGGCGGTTCTACCAACACCGTTTTGCATACACTTGCATTGGCACATGAAGCAGGTTTTGAATATCCAATGGAACGCATTAATGAAATAGCTAACCGCGTACCGCATTTAGCGAAGATCGCACCGGCATCCGATTATCATATTGAAGATGTACATAATGCCGGTGGTGTAAGTGCCGTCATTAATGAGTTACTCAAAAAACCAGGTGCCTTTAATGGAGACTGCCTTTCTGTCTCGGGTAAAACGCTCCGCGAAAATGTTGCCGGTTGTGAAATATTGGACAAGGATGTTATCCATCCGTTGGATAATCCGCATTCTGAGCGTGGCGGGCTTGCGGTATTGTTTGGTAACCTTGCTCCTCAAGGCTCCATCGTAAAAGTGGGGGCGGTTGACGAATCAGTTGGTGGCTACCACAGGGGTCCTGCCATTTGTTTCGATTCCCAGGAAGATGCACTTTCCGGGATCATTACTGGAAAAGTTAAAGAAGGGGATGTAGTGGTCATTCGTTACGAAGGACCTAAAGGTGGGCCGGGTATGCCGGAAATGTTGGCACCCACTTCCCAAATCGTCGGGAGGGGACTTGGAGCGAAAGTCGGTCTGATCACTGATGGCCGTTTTTCAGGCGCATCCCGAGGCATCAGCATTGGTCATATATCCCCCGAAGCAGCTGAGGGAGGCCCGATCGCCTTTGTTGAAGATGGAGATATCATCGAATTGGATTTGAATAATCGTAAAATCCAATTGGAAATTTCCGATGAAGAATTCGAAAAACGCAAAGCCAATTGGAAAGGCTTCGAGTCAAAAGTCAGGACAGGCTATTTAGCGCGTTATTCCAAACTTGTGACGAATGCCAGCTCAGGCGGAGTAATGAAAGTTTAA